Within the Oreochromis niloticus isolate F11D_XX linkage group LG14, O_niloticus_UMD_NMBU, whole genome shotgun sequence genome, the region TGTGAGGAACAAGGTACCCAGAGCAGCATGAATGTACATTAGTAATAGTGAAGTGACAGATTTCTGTTGGTGTGGCTTGAGTGGTGACATTTATTGAAAAGGCCCGAGTTGTACTGGATTATGTAAGCTGTGACCATGAAATCCTGAGGGCCAGTGGGCAGCATGCATAGCCAGTAAGGCCTCGATGGTCTTACCTTAAGCCCAGAGATTTTATAAACTGAACAGAAAAGGTGTTGTTACTACAtatttgttcattcatttaAGAAGCATTTGAATTTGCTTTAGAATAATataattttgtgtgtttttgatgCCTGTGAAGCATTCATTTGTAGTTCTTCAAGGCAAAGCAAATCTTATATGAGCTTTAGGTGCTTGCACAAAGAAGTCAGGGGCACTGAAGCATTAAATTGAGAGGGAGACTGCTGCCTCCATTTTCACTCATCTTCAATTTTTCATGAGAGTTCTAGATTAAGCATCAAGTGAGGCTTGGTAAACAAATGAAGGCCCACATCTGTGAGGACCGGCAAGCAGCTGCatgacacagctgacacaaaacAGAAGCTGACACAGCTTCTATTTCACAGAGCAAAACAAGCTGTGCGGGCACATCATCACATAAGTACTCCTGCGAGGCTTGGATGCACAGATTTCCTTAGTGGCCTCGGCAAAGGTGTTGCCTGAATATGAGCAGGCAGGTGGCAGGGCAGCCAGCTGAATGATGGGAGATGGGGGAAGCATTTTAGTGGTACAACTATAAATTTCCCTGTTCTCTCTTGTACTGTTATGATGTCACTTGAACTTTGCAGTAGCATAAAAAAGCACACTGACAGCCCGAGTGTTGCATAGTACTAGAAGTGATAACAGTAAACGGGGTAGGAAGGAAGTGGCAAATGTCCTTCAAACCCAGAGAAACTTGTGAAGAGAATGAAGCTGaatgagaaacataaagaagaaAGTTAGTTCATGTATGAAATCAGAGGATTTTACAGTATGTCTCTTGTAACTGGATCTAATCATTTTCAAATGACCTGAACAAAGCAAACTTGAGCTCTAAACGATTCCGGTGTTTCTTGTAAATCCAACCATtccttttacttttacttaccAAAGTCAGGTCACAGTTGCAGCACACACTTGTCTCtccatttccttttctttctgggGGATCCTGCATAAGCCTCACCAATCAGTTTGTCCATTTCCAGCTCCAGTTTGCCATCATTTGTTAACAACATCCTGAAATACCTCAATAATTCACTTGGGGCAGCAGCATTCGGTTGTAAACAAACTTGGTGTGCTGAAGGTCATGACATGGTGTAGTCGACAGAAGTATGTCATCTACAAAGATAGAGACACATTACTGTTGTTCCCATTCCCAACTCCCTCCTCACACTGGCTGCATTTTCAGTGCTGGTCCATAAATATCACAAACAGGAATGAAGACAAGAAGGAAACTTGGCAGCATCTAACCCTTACTAAAACGATGTTAGGCCTTGTGTTTTGAATACAGTCACAGCTCTTGCTAAAAGAACTGGATGGCTCATAGATACAAACCTGCACTGCTACAAAAGACAACACAAGGGTTTCCAAACACATTTAAGACCTTCTCTAACTCTATACAAGCATTTGTAAACTTCAACGTAAAATGAAGAATTGAAAGTCTAACTCTGTAGCCTTCCTGAACTTCCTAAATTTTTTGCTTTAGCAAATGCCAAAGCAACAGCCTGTCTGCTCTCCCAATATCTGTCTCTGTTTTTAATGCACCCCTGGGTCAGGTTATCCTGAAAGGCCTCCTTCTTCCACATGATGCCCTCCTTTTGTATTTGTGTCTTAACAGCAAGTTCTTAGGTTGTTGAACCTTTAACCACGAGGCCTTGAACAAGGCCTACCCAGATTTAATGTCCCTAGCCTGCCTTGGGATGCATCAGAGTTTGGGACCCCACAGACCTGAGATTTACCAGGTGttagtaaatggtaaatggcctgtatttgtatagcgctctACTAGTCCctaagcgctttacacattcattcatccacccattcacacactggtgatagcaagctacattgtagccacagccgccctggggcgcactgacagaggcgaggctgccggacactggccccaccgggccctctgaccaccaccagtaggcaacgggtgaagtgtcttgcccaaggacacaacgaccaagactgtcggagccgggaaccttccgattacaagacgaactgccaactcttaagccacgatcgccccgtgGTGTTCTTTGCTGAGAAGCCTGCTCTTCTCCTCACCTGCACGTTTGATAATGAAGTTGATCATCATATCCTGAGCTCAAGGTTTCTCTTGTGCCAAGTACACTTATCAACCAAACAAACATGGTATTTGTTATGGCCAGTCTATGCCCAGCAAACACCCCTTTTGTCAGGATCAGTCTCACTTTTCCTCCCACCACTTACGTGTTTCTCCATTATTGTCCACATGAGCACTGTACAACAGCTTGTGGGACGGCAGTTGCAATATAGGTGACTGTCTTGTTCCCCAAGCAGAATCCAGAAACGGGTCTCTAAGCTCGGTAGCAGGTAAAGGTAATGTGCAGTTGACCCCAAACCCATACCTGGTAGTGGCCCACTGGGTAAcacttaaatgtgttttttgtgggCTGGTAAACTCCACTCGCAGTTCTAGCTAGAGGATGAAGGCCCatttctcctttcctttttaTAAATGCCATTTATGATTCTTTAAATCTAAAATTTCCATTTACACAAGTTCTCACTCCCAACATAACTTTGATCTATGATATTTTCACTACTTTCTAGATCAAATATTAACAAATGCAGTTATATAAAACTCAACAAATGCACCATATCCATCATGTCACTGCTGTGCAGATAACTGTACCATAGTGTCCATGCTGAGGTCTGCACTTAACCGATTTAGAGCTGGAAATCAATTTAAGGAAGACAGCAGGGATGGTGGCGGCAGCAGAAACAGTTGTGTTAGCAGATTGGGTTGCAGCCTTTCTCTTAAAAACCATATTTTATAGCACTTGTCTGGAAACATCCTACAAGGAAAAACATTTGTTATTAGCACCAGTGTTTTGTCTACCTGCACTGAGAGATTTTGTATCTCACTGTGGTTTAACAGTAATCGCTGCAGTAGATGCAGGTGTGCTGTCTCTGTTGTGCAGAGCATGTGCTGAAGCAGCATTTAGTGCAGTGTTTTAGCTTATGTTGTAGACCCCCTCTGCGTTTCTTGTCAAGTTTACAAAAGTTGACTTGTTCTAAGCATACATCAAACTCTAATAACAGGCAACAgcacagttttgttttcttagaagGGAAATGAGATGCTATTTCCTGCTGCGTAAGTGAATTTATTAGAACACAAATGCAGAGGAAATGCCTGAGATGGAGCAGCAGGCAGTCAGTTTTCTTCCTagtaggttttttttctttagtttaatTGGAAATTTTCTTGGAATTTAATTTTTTGTGCTAGATGAACTTGTCAACCACAACTGGATAATGGGAAAGACATGATGAGGTGATAACAGCATGTGCAATTTCTCCGCAAAAAAGGAGTTGCTGCTTAAGATCAAAGGGCCTGTCAGTGCTCTCTGTCCTTTACAAAGGGTCCACTCAGGACATTTCATTCACATTTCTCATATTGGCTTAGTAGAAACTCTCTGAGCTAAATCTGAGCAATTATGGTACCTGCTGGCTGACTAAAATTGCAGGGCAATTAAAGGAAGTGGCATAGCTCTTAATCTGTAGTGAACTTCCAGATTTTGGTAACATATCCACAAACTTAAAATTTATGTTGACAGTTTAAAACTCTTTGAAATACAAAGTTTACATATAGATCTCCCTTAAGGAAGGAAAGGGTTAAATATCATGAAGGATGAAATATTGTATTTACTtatttgtctatttttgtcaGCTTTAAATGAAATCATACATCAAGCAGTCTATTAAATGATTTTAGAAGTGCAGAAGCAGACAGTTGGGTCATGAGAACGCCTCAGTAGTACTTGGCAGTTTAGAGGTGGCCCATcataaacactgtaaaagttGTGGAGGTAAAAAGTCCACAGTCACTCAGCTGATTGGACAAAAAAGAGATAGGTTcttggatgttttttttgttgttgttgcaagCAATAGATGGTGCAGAAAAGGGATTACAGAAATAATGTGTCTTTTTTAATGCAAAGGTCGAGTATCTCAAAAGTATTCACAAAAGACAATCTCAGTAACTGCATCTGACTGTCATAAACACAGAACAATAATGATTGTGTCCATAAACAAGAGACGTTTGTTCCCTTGTCCCCAATTGTATTTTAAACTTAGCAGTCTCTAGTTAGATCAGGGAGTTATATAATtcaataaaagtaattttttaggctaatgttttctgtttgcagCTTCTTCTCTGTAGATCTTGTTCTAGAATCAGTTTCTGTCTTGTTTAACCACAAAGTTGTTCCCACCTGTAACAAATATTCCAAGGAGCATATTATCTTGTCTACTGAATTCACTCACATTCCTAAAGCTAGAGAGACACCGGTTGCCAGCTAAGATCTAATTCACTAATGTCATTTTTCAAGAGTCAGGCCTGAGTTTATCCCACACTGGGCCTGAGGATTTTCTTACAAAAGCTGTAACCATTAAGTTATCATATTACCTCAGCTGCTTCATATACAAAAACACCCATTGAGGTTTTTTGAGCTACAAAgaagtataaaaaaaagaaaactgataaagaaaaaaattgccAGAAAAAATTATGCATTAATATTGTTTATGCTGGCTAAATCACTCATTGCTGTGTTTGAAAGAGGTTAACTGTGATTTCTCCTGCTGGTCTAGCCTACATTACCTTCTGTGCATCTACACATCTTTCACTGCCACCCCCAAAAAACCTCACTTTATTTCATGGTGttatgatgaagcagactgaaagATTGAAATTATTATAAGATGTCacaatttttttaatatacctgttgaatattgtttttaagtcatctttaatatgttttctttacttGTGATCTGTTGTTTTTATGCAGGATAAGGACCTCAGATGTCATGAAGACCCAGGCTCCAAATTAGACATGATATTCAACATTCACATTTCTGACATGCTGAAAATAGGCTCCTGCTCTGCCAGTAGGACAGCTTGATGGGCAGACAGACTTTTTGATACTTGATGATGACGACGATTTATTTTAAGTGCTCTTGAGGCTGCCACAAACTCAGAGCTGATTTCATAATGTGTGAGCAAGAAGAGCCCTTTGGTGAGGGGGAGTTAAGGAATAACAACCAGCAGGGTGGCATGCTGGCTGATGGCGACGCCAATGCCAATGACATTCGGACAGAAGATGGTGGGAGAACTGGGGATACTGGCTGTCTGTCAGGACTGATAACTGAAACAGCAGAGCAAGACAAAGTCATCATCTGGGGCACAGACTCTCAGTGTGATGACCCTGAGCTGGCTGAATTTGAGATGTTAGAGTGTCAGGAGTTGGAGGCTTATCTTgttgaggaggaagaggactTTGTTGGGCTTGCAGAGCGGAAGGAGCTTCAAGAACAGCCGTCATCATGCAGAAAATCCACAGCAGAAGAGGCGATAGATTATAAGGGCAGGGAAGAAAGGAAGTCAATTCTGAACGGTGCCAGTGAGCAAGAATCCAATGACTCTCATGTCTCTGAGAGCAGAGAAGCTTCCAAGACTGAGTTAAGCTCTGAAGCTGATGTCTTTGTATCCTGCCTGTCCACCATTTCAAGCATGGCCACTGCCATGGACACTGTTGGCAAGAACCAGATGACAGACTCCTGGCATATTGCCTCTGGTCCTCATTCAACCATCTCAGAGGACCTGACTTCCCAGATTTGCACCACTATCTCTGAGAGAGGCAAGGCCTCTCAAATAGTTGATGATTCTTCTCTTTTTGCTAGAAAAAGCACAATAACCCAGAAAGATGTAGATATGAATTTGAATTCAGCAGTTCAGTCAGATGATGCTGTATCACAGGCACATGATGTCAGTGGCAAGCACGGGACAAATAATAACCAGAGAAATAAAGCAAAGGGTAGTGTTTTGGAGGTAAATTGTACTGAGCACAAGGCTTTAACCTCTCCGACAAAATGTCAAAAAGAAAGCAACGCTAAAATAGATAAAAGCACACAAGCTGATGAAACCCCTGATGTGAACTACAGGGCTCTCAGAACAGGTACAAAGGGGACTCAGTCATGTATTGAACCTAAAGCCATAAAGAAACAAGGCTCGTTTGATAACACACTGAAGAAACAAAGCTCTTTTGATAAAAGTCTCAAAAAGCAGCCTTCATTTGAGAATTCTTTAAAGAAGCAGCTCTCTTTTGATAACACCTTAAAAAAGCAGGGCTCCTTTGAGAACACCACCACTCCCAGCTCTTCAAGTCTGGAAAGGAGGAAGCCATGGGGAAGCCCTAGTCGACCAGCAACTCCTACATCCCCTAAAACCACCTCCTCTTCGTCACCTAAGAGACGACCTCCTGGTTCTCCAGCTAAGGTCCAGGGCATCAGGGCACTGAGCCTGGAGCGCAGTGACTCCTCTCAAAGAGGAATAAGTCAAACTGTCAAGCCACATGCTAAGACCACTTTGAGCAGTGGAATCCCCAAACCTATCATGCCTCaacagaaggagtccgaacccAGGAGATCTTCGCCCCCTCAGAAGCCCAAAAACGTGCGACCAAAAATCATCACGTATGTTCGAAAGAATGCTCAAGCAAAACCACCACTCACCGATGCACTAAATGAAGcctccacacacacatcaaGATTACCCTCTTACTCCAACCCACCAGCTCTCAAAGATCCAAAGGTTGCTTCTCAAACTAAATCCACACCAGTGCTCTGTTCCTCAAACCTGCTATTTGACAAATATCGACAGGAGATGCAGAAGACAGGATACTATCCTCCAGGTGTCGCTGTGACTGGAGTAAAACCTCCAAGCAGCACTCTCCCTCAACGGAGCGGAAAGCCAGACAGCTTCCAGGAGGCATCAGACAAATATCTTCAAGAGGTGAGAAGCGGACTTTTGTTTCGATATGTTCACACAACTCAGGTTATGGTGTTGTGTGAACAATTTagcacaggggtgggcaattccaggccccgagggccggtgtccctgcaggttttagatctcaccttgggtcaacacacctgaatcacatgattagttcgttaccaggcctctggagaacatcaggacatgttgaggagataatttagccttttaaatcagctgtgttggttcaaggacacatgtaaaacctgcagggacaccggccctcggtgccCACCCCTGATTTAGCATGATGGCGGCTCAACCTGGAAGCATTTTTAACCCTTTAGTTGTTCATGCAGATTGGTCAGTTTCAGCTACACTGCACATGCTGTGTTTTAGATTAATATGGTCACGTACTGGCTCACATTGCACCACAAACAGCAACAGAGTGGTAATATATTAGGTGTATTATCACACAAAACCAACGTGCCTAACTTAATTATACATGAATCAAACCTATCATATGGTACCTTGCTGTCCATCAGTCTAGAATGTGAATGATGTTATAGTAACTGGTTTTGTTGGTGATGTCCTTCAGCAGCATGTTTCCCCTGAAGGAGGTGGTGTCTACCGCTCGCCGAGAACCCTGAGGCCTCAGCTTGGGCTTGGTGCAGTCACCAGG harbors:
- the mtus2b gene encoding microtubule-associated tumor suppressor candidate 2 isoform X2, with protein sequence MCEQEEPFGEGELRNNNQQGGMLADGDANANDIRTEDGGRTGDTGCLSGLITETAEQDKVIIWGTDSQCDDPELAEFEMLECQELEAYLVEEEEDFVGLAERKELQEQPSSCRKSTAEEAIDYKGREERKSILNGASEQESNDSHVSESREASKTELSSEADVFVSCLSTISSMATAMDTVGKNQMTDSWHIASGPHSTISEDLTSQICTTISERGKASQIVDDSSLFARKSTITQKDVDMNLNSAVQSDDAVSQAHDVSGKHGTNNNQRNKAKGSVLEVNCTEHKALTSPTKCQKESNAKIDKSTQADETPDVNYRALRTGTKGTQSCIEPKAIKKQGSFDNTLKKQSSFDKSLKKQPSFENSLKKQLSFDNTLKKQGSFENTTTPSSSSLERRKPWGSPSRPATPTSPKTTSSSSPKRRPPGSPAKVQGIRALSLERSDSSQRGISQTVKPHAKTTLSSGIPKPIMPQQKESEPRRSSPPQKPKNVRPKIITYVRKNAQAKPPLTDALNEASTHTSRLPSYSNPPALKDPKVASQTKSTPVLCSSNLLFDKYRQEMQKTGYYPPGVAVTGVKPPSSTLPQRSGKPDSFQEASDKYLQEQHVSPEGGGVYRSPRTLRPQLGLGAVTRQPAAKPRVQQAGQRSGPSQYLAAKVSTPGQQDLAGEPRRAGPETTPKSLLLKSGQSGLRPPGFSALPASRLASLGFVRSSSVSSVSSNQSNESTHSDPGRGSQHPSSGSDDTPQHKATAPTREASPAQSRPHPPNAPSLQRRSLPPQHCSPLATRRDLQKDTEAELSPKSSPKRLAVVSPKPQSPVRGRTTAVYGAVQTEKAQEVDRAQIQQLRERCERQALQLQTLQAQLKKASLCLDVFSITTQHFCHKSESAIVKERELSLELARIRDEVAVSVAHWEQLQQEKEELERRFESELQGLRAQQQKELGALEERLKAQHVDETNSLQALQRAELEELHFKQQEQLEEMSQNHEASLMEMETAHNDTLATLQEEHARTVKNLKMAHEQQRKSLEEEFEKIRLSLQDQVDTLTFQNRSLRDRAKRFEEALRKSTDEQIVDALAPYKHIEEDLKSLKEVLEMKNQQIHQQELKISELEKIAAKNVFLEEKLQVLQQQNEDLKEQIDKNLAVSRQLSEENANLQVNVEKESNEKKRLSRTNEELLWRLQTGELSPRMSPSSSPIHRPPSGQGSPARPHSYHQ
- the mtus2b gene encoding microtubule-associated tumor suppressor candidate 2 isoform X3 — its product is MCEQEEPFGEGELRNNNQQGGMLADGDANANDIRTEDGGRTGDTGCLSGLITETAEQDKVIIWGTDSQCDDPELAEFEMLECQELEAYLVEEEEDFVGLAERKELQEQPSSCRKSTAEEAIDYKGREERKSILNGASEQESNDSHVSESREASKTELSSEADVFVSCLSTISSMATAMDTVGKNQMTDSWHIASGPHSTISEDLTSQICTTISERGKASQIVDDSSLFARKSTITQKDVDMNLNSAVQSDDAVSQAHDVSGKHGTNNNQRNKAKGSVLEVNCTEHKALTSPTKCQKESNAKIDKSTQADETPDVNYRALRTGTKGTQSCIEPKAIKKQGSFDNTLKKQSSFDKSLKKQPSFENSLKKQLSFDNTLKKQGSFENTTTPSSSSLERRKPWGSPSRPATPTSPKTTSSSSPKRRPPGSPAKVQGIRALSLERSDSSQRGISQTVKPHAKTTLSSGIPKPIMPQQKESEPRRSSPPQKPKNVRPKIITYVRKNAQAKPPLTDALNEASTHTSRLPSYSNPPALKDPKVASQTKSTPVLCSSNLLFDKYRQEMQKTGYYPPGVAVTGVKPPSSTLPQRSGKPDSFQEASDKYLQEHVSPEGGGVYRSPRTLRPQLGLGAVTRQPAAKPRVQQAGQRSGPSQYLAAKVSTPGQQDLAGEPRRAGPETTPKSLLLKSGQSGLRPPGFSALPASRLASLGFVRSSSVSSVSSNQSNESTHSDPGRGSQHPSSGSDDTPQHKATAPTREASPAQSRPHPPNAPSLQRRSLPPQHCSPLATRRDLQKDTEAELSPKSSPKRLAVVSPKPQSPVRGRTTAVYGAVQTEKAQEVDRAQIQQLRERCERQALQLQTLQAQLKKASLCLDVFSITTQHFCHKSESAIVKERELSLELARIRDEVAVSVAHWEQLQQEKEELERRFESELQGLRAQQQKELGALEERLKAQHVDETNSLQALQRAELEELHFKQQEQLEEMSQNHEASLMEMETAHNDTLATLQEEHARTVKNLKMAHEQQRKSLEEEFEKIRLSLQDQVDTLTFQNRSLRDRAKRFEEALRKSTDEQIVDALAPYKHIEEDLKSLKEVLEMKNQQIHQQELKISELEKIQAAKNVFLEEKLQVLQQQNEDLKEQIDKNLAVSRQLSEENANLQVNVEKESNEKKRLSRTNEELLWRLQTGELSPRMSPSSSPIHRPPSGQGSPARPHSYHQ
- the mtus2b gene encoding microtubule-associated tumor suppressor candidate 2 isoform X1 codes for the protein MCEQEEPFGEGELRNNNQQGGMLADGDANANDIRTEDGGRTGDTGCLSGLITETAEQDKVIIWGTDSQCDDPELAEFEMLECQELEAYLVEEEEDFVGLAERKELQEQPSSCRKSTAEEAIDYKGREERKSILNGASEQESNDSHVSESREASKTELSSEADVFVSCLSTISSMATAMDTVGKNQMTDSWHIASGPHSTISEDLTSQICTTISERGKASQIVDDSSLFARKSTITQKDVDMNLNSAVQSDDAVSQAHDVSGKHGTNNNQRNKAKGSVLEVNCTEHKALTSPTKCQKESNAKIDKSTQADETPDVNYRALRTGTKGTQSCIEPKAIKKQGSFDNTLKKQSSFDKSLKKQPSFENSLKKQLSFDNTLKKQGSFENTTTPSSSSLERRKPWGSPSRPATPTSPKTTSSSSPKRRPPGSPAKVQGIRALSLERSDSSQRGISQTVKPHAKTTLSSGIPKPIMPQQKESEPRRSSPPQKPKNVRPKIITYVRKNAQAKPPLTDALNEASTHTSRLPSYSNPPALKDPKVASQTKSTPVLCSSNLLFDKYRQEMQKTGYYPPGVAVTGVKPPSSTLPQRSGKPDSFQEASDKYLQEQHVSPEGGGVYRSPRTLRPQLGLGAVTRQPAAKPRVQQAGQRSGPSQYLAAKVSTPGQQDLAGEPRRAGPETTPKSLLLKSGQSGLRPPGFSALPASRLASLGFVRSSSVSSVSSNQSNESTHSDPGRGSQHPSSGSDDTPQHKATAPTREASPAQSRPHPPNAPSLQRRSLPPQHCSPLATRRDLQKDTEAELSPKSSPKRLAVVSPKPQSPVRGRTTAVYGAVQTEKAQEVDRAQIQQLRERCERQALQLQTLQAQLKKASLCLDVFSITTQHFCHKSESAIVKERELSLELARIRDEVAVSVAHWEQLQQEKEELERRFESELQGLRAQQQKELGALEERLKAQHVDETNSLQALQRAELEELHFKQQEQLEEMSQNHEASLMEMETAHNDTLATLQEEHARTVKNLKMAHEQQRKSLEEEFEKIRLSLQDQVDTLTFQNRSLRDRAKRFEEALRKSTDEQIVDALAPYKHIEEDLKSLKEVLEMKNQQIHQQELKISELEKIQAAKNVFLEEKLQVLQQQNEDLKEQIDKNLAVSRQLSEENANLQVNVEKESNEKKRLSRTNEELLWRLQTGELSPRMSPSSSPIHRPPSGQGSPARPHSYHQ